Proteins from a genomic interval of Kribbella aluminosa:
- a CDS encoding SecDF P1 head subdomain-containing protein yields MTQPPVPPNEPPYQPGPPPGPPPGQPQYQPGQPPYPPGQPPNQSFQPGPMFEPGPGYQGPPRRSRGPLLIVGGLVLLLVLLLGVGALLFVTRSSDGKPAAKESPAVNTKPSDPKAVEFRRVLAKKPGTCPSPAPDGTACDDKGIVYTVGKVELDGSHVSEVKTGYNTGGSTYWYVSLDLDPEGTKLFGQLTASLAKQVPPANQLAVLVHGQVVTAPTVQSAISGSKIQISGNYTRETAEALAKKITG; encoded by the coding sequence ATGACACAGCCCCCGGTGCCGCCCAACGAGCCGCCGTACCAGCCAGGCCCACCACCTGGCCCACCACCAGGGCAACCGCAGTACCAGCCGGGGCAGCCGCCGTACCCGCCGGGGCAGCCGCCGAACCAGTCCTTCCAGCCCGGGCCGATGTTTGAGCCGGGGCCGGGCTATCAAGGGCCGCCGAGGCGGTCGCGGGGGCCGTTGCTGATCGTCGGCGGTCTGGTGCTGTTGCTGGTCCTGCTCCTCGGCGTCGGTGCGCTCCTGTTCGTGACGCGCAGCAGCGACGGCAAGCCGGCCGCGAAGGAGTCCCCGGCCGTCAACACCAAGCCGTCCGACCCGAAGGCCGTCGAGTTCCGCCGCGTACTCGCCAAGAAGCCCGGCACCTGCCCGAGCCCGGCACCCGACGGTACGGCGTGTGACGACAAGGGCATCGTCTACACGGTCGGCAAGGTCGAGCTCGACGGCAGCCACGTGTCCGAGGTGAAGACCGGCTACAACACCGGCGGCAGCACGTACTGGTACGTGAGCCTCGACCTCGACCCCGAGGGCACGAAGCTCTTCGGCCAGCTGACGGCAAGCCTCGCCAAACAGGTCCCGCCCGCGAACCAGCTCGCGGTCCTCGTCCACGGCCAGGTCGTCACCGCACCGACGGTCCAGTCCGCGATCTCCGGCAGCAAGATCCAGATCTCCGGCAACTACACCCGCGAGACCGCCGAGGCTCTCGCCAAGAAGATCACTGGCTAG
- a CDS encoding TrmH family RNA methyltransferase translates to MDKKSPRDKWITVYGRKPVLEALHDPKLSVAKVVLADNATGHSMEEILRAAEQDGTPVERATASRVKWLAGNGKHDQGVVADVNAPRMTPLEEFVRDRGKRPTNVFLLDGVTNPGNVGMILRTATGAGFDGVILPRAGTPHVGPLVIKASAGVAFQAPIVNTSTAKAAVDLLRTAGYHVYGLSARSQDSLFRTGLAPRAVYVLGGETNGITVSTDSDLQIPLHAGVESLNVAVAAAIVAFEVTNRPGVPLAGH, encoded by the coding sequence GTGGACAAGAAATCGCCGCGCGACAAGTGGATCACCGTCTACGGCCGGAAGCCGGTGCTGGAGGCGCTGCACGATCCGAAGCTGTCGGTGGCGAAGGTCGTGCTCGCGGACAACGCGACCGGCCACTCGATGGAGGAGATCCTCCGGGCCGCGGAGCAGGACGGGACGCCGGTCGAGCGCGCGACGGCCAGCCGGGTGAAGTGGCTGGCCGGGAACGGCAAGCACGACCAGGGCGTGGTCGCGGACGTGAACGCGCCGCGGATGACGCCGCTGGAGGAGTTCGTCCGGGACCGCGGAAAACGGCCGACCAACGTTTTCCTGCTCGACGGCGTGACCAACCCGGGGAACGTCGGGATGATCCTGCGGACCGCGACCGGCGCCGGGTTCGACGGCGTGATCCTGCCCCGGGCCGGTACGCCGCACGTCGGGCCGCTGGTCATCAAGGCCTCGGCCGGTGTCGCGTTCCAGGCGCCGATCGTGAACACGTCGACCGCCAAGGCCGCGGTCGACCTGCTCCGGACGGCCGGGTACCACGTGTACGGGTTGTCGGCCCGCTCGCAGGACTCGCTGTTCCGGACCGGTCTCGCGCCGCGCGCGGTCTACGTGCTCGGCGGGGAAACGAACGGAATCACGGTTTCCACCGATTCCGACCTGCAGATCCCGCTGCACGCCGGCGTCGAGTCGCTGAACGTCGCGGTCGCCGCCGCGATCGTCGCCTTCGAGGTCACCAACCGGCCTGGTGTCCCGCTTGCGGGACACTAG
- a CDS encoding DUF4287 domain-containing protein, producing MSFQAYLDKIEEKTGKTPRELVDEATSRGYGAVDVKTGTILDWLKADYELGRGHGMALVHVIKNGAQISDKHVGTDGAHSDPSNLLWLDGKATNPLNA from the coding sequence ATGTCGTTCCAGGCGTACTTGGACAAGATCGAGGAGAAGACCGGCAAGACCCCGCGGGAGCTGGTCGACGAGGCCACCAGCCGTGGGTACGGCGCCGTGGACGTCAAGACCGGGACGATCCTGGACTGGCTCAAGGCGGACTACGAACTCGGCCGCGGGCACGGGATGGCGCTGGTACACGTGATCAAGAACGGCGCGCAGATCAGCGACAAGCACGTCGGCACCGACGGCGCGCACTCCGACCCGAGCAACCTGCTCTGGCTGGACGGGAAGGCAACGAACCCGCTGAACGCCTAG
- a CDS encoding MFS transporter, whose translation MQIRSRWSAIVGYSLVGAATQLVWLNFAGVTTVAAARYGVSESAIGWLAQVFPLLYVVLAIPCGLVLDRWFRAGLVAGAVLTAVGAVVRLIGDDFGWLLAGQILASIAQPLVLNAVTGITGRYLREKDRPTGIAIGTASIFAGMVIAFLLSAIFTTAASLPAMLIAAAAFCVLAAVVLVVALYTSPTHSAAAREANDARAGENLPPDVGVPPRSGVEHEPGVPSGVGVPLAVGAAAAGRRDRGALAAAWGDPLIRRLCVLAIFPFGVFVAMSTFAQALLEPAGVSGATASTILLLQVVAGVIGSATIPILVVRRHSESLLLVVSLATTAAACTLLAIAPSAATGFLSITVIGLLLLPALPIVLELVERRTGEAEGTAAGLIWMAGNLGGLVVAVAVGLLVHHPTAAFLLMAAIALLAVPGARALHRPITELRP comes from the coding sequence ATGCAGATCCGGAGTCGGTGGTCGGCGATCGTCGGCTACTCCCTGGTCGGCGCCGCGACCCAGCTGGTCTGGCTGAACTTCGCCGGCGTCACGACCGTCGCTGCCGCACGGTACGGCGTGTCCGAGAGCGCGATCGGCTGGCTCGCCCAGGTGTTCCCGCTGCTGTACGTCGTACTGGCGATCCCGTGCGGCCTGGTCCTGGACCGCTGGTTCCGCGCCGGGCTGGTCGCCGGCGCCGTACTGACTGCCGTGGGCGCCGTCGTCCGGTTGATCGGCGACGACTTCGGCTGGCTGCTCGCGGGCCAGATCCTGGCCTCGATCGCGCAACCGCTCGTCCTGAACGCGGTCACCGGCATCACCGGCCGCTACCTCCGCGAGAAGGACCGCCCGACCGGCATCGCAATCGGCACCGCCAGCATCTTCGCCGGCATGGTGATCGCGTTCCTGCTCTCCGCGATCTTCACGACCGCGGCCTCACTTCCCGCCATGCTGATCGCCGCCGCGGCGTTCTGTGTGCTCGCCGCAGTCGTGCTAGTGGTCGCGCTCTACACCAGCCCCACCCACAGCGCCGCCGCCCGCGAGGCCAACGACGCCCGCGCCGGCGAGAACCTCCCACCCGATGTCGGCGTCCCGCCTAGGTCCGGCGTTGAGCACGAGCCCGGTGTTCCTTCTGGGGTCGGCGTGCCGCTCGCGGTCGGCGCCGCCGCGGCCGGTCGCCGCGATCGAGGCGCATTGGCAGCAGCCTGGGGCGACCCGCTCATCCGCCGCCTGTGCGTCCTCGCGATCTTCCCGTTCGGCGTCTTCGTTGCCATGAGCACCTTCGCCCAAGCCCTCCTCGAACCCGCCGGAGTCAGCGGCGCCACCGCCAGCACGATCCTCCTGCTACAGGTCGTAGCCGGCGTCATCGGCAGCGCAACCATCCCCATCCTCGTCGTCCGCCGGCACTCCGAATCACTACTCCTGGTAGTAAGCCTCGCCACCACCGCCGCAGCATGCACCCTCCTCGCCATCGCCCCCAGCGCCGCCACCGGTTTCCTCTCCATCACCGTGATCGGCCTGCTCCTCCTCCCCGCCCTCCCAATCGTCCTGGAACTAGTAGAACGCCGCACCGGCGAAGCCGAAGGCACCGCAGCCGGCCTCATCTGGATGGCCGGCAACCTGGGCGGGCTGGTAGTAGCCGTAGCAGTAGGCCTCCTGGTCCACCACCCCACCGCGGCCTTCCTGCTGATGGCCGCCATAGCCCTACTGGCAGTCCCCGGCGCCCGAGCCCTCCACCGCCCGATAACCGAACTCCGCCCCTAG
- a CDS encoding ATP-dependent nuclease: MQVRRVRIRNFRGVQSADIRLDGHTLLVGGNSVGKSTICDALDLALGPERMFRRPVVDEYDFHSAAYLPSDEGARPEIHIEVVLVDLSDTATLRFGAHLRKWDVESNDFADVEADAIDEADTRPWCLPIVFFGRFNPAEDDFEGGTFFAHPVPISDDLTAEIADLGGGRRSFTREDKRYSGYLYLRPNRTGSRALSLQRGSLLDTIIRLESDTEVTLWEKLRSDLADVALVAKDSKLEKILGQVKSRVSQFVSLGGASDDVQLHASELTRENIREVLRVFISNKPGAFAVPFGRLSTGSLNLVVFALLTYIAELRGDTSVIFAMEEPEIAIPPHAQRRLVDFVTTHMGQAIVTSHSPYVIERFEPENIVVLRRDDDGLLGSGPITLPVDFKLKRYRENRRQFAEAILARAVLVVEGATEASLIPVAADVMEADPALKYTHIDLAGVSVFDAGNDVSVPLYAPLFRSLGKPVYGMHDTPSQPLKADIAAKGQDFTEYKVIPYSGVEDLLITEMPASTKRRFLEKAPERPDYPSDCGSLAPSASDQDVDALLRDVLRHRKGAYYGYAAALVAEAEGATELPASIVSLLGLIDQQLTAEPASPAVDHASDPGEGS; encoded by the coding sequence ATGCAGGTTCGGCGAGTGCGTATCAGGAACTTTCGTGGCGTCCAATCGGCCGATATCCGGCTCGACGGGCACACTCTCCTGGTAGGCGGCAACAGTGTCGGAAAGTCGACGATCTGCGATGCGCTGGATCTCGCCCTCGGGCCTGAGCGAATGTTCCGGCGCCCGGTGGTCGATGAATACGACTTCCACTCGGCCGCGTACCTCCCCAGTGATGAAGGTGCTCGACCCGAGATCCACATCGAGGTCGTGCTGGTCGACCTCTCGGACACTGCAACGCTACGGTTCGGCGCGCACCTCCGGAAGTGGGATGTCGAGAGCAACGACTTTGCGGATGTCGAGGCCGATGCCATTGATGAGGCTGACACTCGTCCGTGGTGTTTGCCTATCGTGTTCTTCGGCCGCTTCAACCCCGCAGAGGACGACTTCGAGGGCGGCACCTTCTTCGCTCACCCGGTGCCCATCTCAGACGACCTGACCGCCGAGATCGCCGACCTCGGTGGCGGCAGGCGGTCGTTCACTCGCGAAGACAAGCGCTACTCCGGATATCTGTATCTGCGCCCGAACAGAACCGGCTCCCGTGCCCTCAGCCTGCAACGGGGATCCCTGCTCGACACGATCATCCGCTTGGAATCGGACACCGAGGTCACTCTCTGGGAGAAGCTCCGCTCGGATCTCGCCGACGTCGCACTGGTTGCGAAGGATTCGAAGCTCGAGAAGATCCTTGGCCAGGTGAAGTCGCGCGTGAGTCAGTTCGTGTCGCTTGGCGGCGCCTCGGATGACGTGCAGCTCCATGCTTCAGAACTCACGCGGGAGAACATCCGCGAGGTCCTCCGGGTGTTCATCTCTAACAAGCCTGGTGCGTTCGCAGTTCCGTTCGGCCGCCTCAGCACCGGATCACTCAACCTTGTCGTCTTCGCTCTGTTGACCTACATCGCTGAGCTGAGAGGCGATACCTCAGTCATCTTCGCGATGGAGGAGCCCGAGATCGCCATCCCGCCGCATGCCCAGCGGCGTCTGGTCGACTTCGTCACCACTCACATGGGACAAGCGATCGTCACCTCGCACTCGCCGTACGTCATCGAGCGATTCGAGCCCGAGAACATCGTGGTTCTGAGACGCGATGACGATGGCCTACTGGGCAGCGGGCCAATCACCCTGCCCGTGGACTTCAAGCTGAAGCGCTATCGCGAGAATCGGCGCCAGTTCGCTGAGGCGATTCTTGCCCGAGCCGTCCTCGTCGTTGAAGGTGCCACCGAAGCGTCGCTAATCCCAGTTGCAGCGGACGTCATGGAAGCAGACCCGGCCTTGAAATACACCCATATCGACTTGGCCGGTGTTTCGGTGTTCGATGCGGGGAACGACGTCTCGGTTCCGCTGTACGCGCCGCTGTTCAGGAGCCTGGGCAAACCCGTCTACGGGATGCATGACACGCCGAGCCAGCCCCTGAAGGCCGACATCGCCGCGAAGGGACAGGACTTCACGGAGTACAAGGTGATTCCGTACTCCGGAGTTGAGGATCTGCTGATCACCGAGATGCCGGCGTCGACCAAGCGACGCTTTCTTGAGAAAGCGCCTGAGCGCCCCGACTACCCGAGCGATTGTGGCTCACTTGCGCCGAGCGCTTCTGATCAGGACGTGGACGCGTTGCTGCGAGATGTGCTGCGTCATCGCAAAGGCGCCTACTACGGCTACGCCGCGGCTCTTGTCGCGGAGGCGGAGGGCGCCACGGAGCTGCCTGCATCGATAGTCAGCCTGCTCGGCCTTATCGACCAACAACTGACAGCAGAGCCGGCAAGTCCCGCCGTGGACCACGCGTCGGATCCCGGGGAGGGCTCTTGA
- a CDS encoding UvrD-helicase domain-containing protein gives MAEIELNEKRQAILQSRGHVLIEGGPGCGKTTIALLKARGVIPQLRLEQHVLFLSFSRAAVRQVTDRLPGVLTRADRRVIEVRTFHAFFLEVVRSQGQLLTGAPVRFITPEREAQRRADHDGDWQVEIDRLARQESVFVFETLAPIAAELLERSADVRALYSARYPLVIVDEFQDTNRDQWRVIKALSERSTIVCLADPDQRIFDHLPGVDEHRIQDVRTALEPVSFDLSEDNHRSPGSGLLDYANAVLRNRPSARPDNVIVKWYRYDNAEALAHWAVVAVQRKLVQETGVPPTIAVLTRTNLLAARVSEVLAQDRTAPDGGRLAAIDHVLQVDPELTAAAALVVASVLEWRLLERNQAVAYTLRHLAGYYRTKLGRGTSGARKTITTVQRAIEAIDAGRDPVSKTAKVLLERFDRPAELTGRPVRDWQVARARLAGSAELDEINKRVRLLRVLRATDSLASALQDAWDGSAGYQRAADVVRIALAEDAVTVARQEPALVSVMNMHKSKGKEFDAVIIVEGRHQGQLLSDDLSGQEVERRLLRVAITRARQLVVFVRPVGAQPLTPQT, from the coding sequence GTGGCCGAGATCGAGTTGAACGAGAAGCGCCAAGCGATTCTGCAGTCTCGAGGCCACGTCCTCATCGAGGGTGGGCCTGGATGCGGTAAGACGACGATTGCTCTGCTCAAGGCCCGAGGCGTCATCCCGCAGCTCCGCCTCGAGCAGCACGTTCTCTTCCTCAGCTTCTCGCGGGCCGCCGTCCGGCAGGTAACTGATCGCTTGCCAGGCGTCCTGACTCGTGCTGATCGGCGTGTGATCGAGGTGAGGACTTTCCATGCCTTCTTCCTCGAAGTTGTACGCAGCCAGGGCCAGCTCCTGACCGGTGCGCCGGTCAGGTTCATCACGCCTGAGCGAGAGGCGCAGCGACGAGCAGATCACGACGGTGACTGGCAGGTGGAGATCGATCGGTTGGCTCGACAGGAGTCCGTCTTCGTCTTCGAGACCCTCGCTCCGATCGCCGCAGAGCTTCTTGAGCGATCCGCTGATGTGCGCGCCCTCTACAGTGCCAGGTACCCGCTTGTGATCGTCGATGAGTTCCAGGACACCAACCGAGATCAATGGCGCGTGATCAAGGCCTTGTCAGAACGGAGCACGATCGTCTGCCTGGCCGATCCTGACCAACGCATCTTCGACCACCTGCCCGGCGTCGACGAGCACCGAATCCAGGATGTGCGCACTGCACTGGAACCCGTCTCGTTCGACCTGTCCGAGGACAATCATCGAAGCCCGGGGAGCGGTCTGCTCGACTATGCCAATGCGGTACTGCGGAACCGGCCGTCCGCACGGCCCGACAACGTCATCGTGAAGTGGTATCGGTACGACAATGCTGAAGCGTTGGCTCATTGGGCTGTGGTGGCGGTGCAACGCAAACTTGTTCAGGAAACAGGCGTTCCTCCCACGATCGCCGTCCTGACACGCACGAACCTGCTCGCAGCCCGTGTGTCCGAGGTCCTTGCACAGGATCGGACGGCGCCGGACGGAGGCCGTCTCGCTGCGATCGACCACGTGCTCCAGGTGGATCCCGAGTTGACGGCGGCGGCCGCTCTCGTGGTTGCGAGCGTTCTTGAGTGGCGACTGCTCGAACGGAACCAGGCCGTGGCCTACACCTTGCGGCACCTCGCCGGCTACTACCGGACCAAGTTGGGCCGCGGAACCAGCGGTGCTCGGAAGACGATCACCACCGTCCAGCGCGCGATCGAGGCGATCGACGCAGGCCGCGATCCTGTGTCGAAGACAGCAAAGGTGTTGCTCGAGCGGTTCGATAGGCCGGCCGAGCTCACCGGACGACCTGTTCGTGACTGGCAGGTCGCGCGAGCCAGACTGGCAGGGTCCGCAGAGCTGGATGAGATCAACAAGCGAGTGCGGCTGTTACGGGTGCTTCGTGCTACCGACTCCCTTGCCTCCGCACTGCAAGATGCTTGGGACGGAAGTGCTGGTTACCAGCGAGCAGCCGACGTGGTCCGCATTGCTCTCGCGGAGGACGCTGTCACTGTGGCGCGGCAGGAACCAGCGTTGGTGAGCGTCATGAATATGCACAAATCCAAGGGAAAGGAGTTTGACGCCGTCATCATCGTCGAGGGGCGCCATCAAGGTCAGCTCCTCAGCGACGACCTGAGTGGCCAGGAAGTGGAGCGTCGACTGCTCCGCGTGGCCATCACGCGTGCCCGTCAACTCGTCGTGTTTGTGCGCCCCGTTGGCGCCCAGCCCTTGACCCCGCAGACCTGA
- a CDS encoding helix-turn-helix domain-containing protein, with translation MTKWGNSKTDAENKLRAALKTRQHLGQANGLQSSDRISTAVELFLAEVSDLIEQDVLAPNTYQTYRYQYDKNLAPRVAELRLHELTTPRANDVIRQIRDEVGAATAKTCRTILSKTCSLAVTHGALTTNPIREITIRATSKKQPPRALEDGEREYWFELLRQDERAVRADLIDISKFMLATGERIGETLAVTWRDFNRQTGEIDCSHQIQRVKGKGLVRRRVKSAAGDRILGLPHWAIEMLTSRWLPGTSLDAPIFPDTNGGFRDPHNVQKAIRNARRPIGSRRRRELGRLLRDHRRKAGLTQTQTIEKLGWRKTRISLIETARVKVTANEAAILADTYGISRQDRSALLELTELAGLQSLADELAWVTAHVFRKTTATILEDAGQTPRQVADQLGHAQTSTTVDDYFGRRRRNPGAAKHLEEALRHVHDQDRIDVQGPQP, from the coding sequence GTGACGAAGTGGGGAAATTCGAAGACCGACGCGGAGAACAAGTTGCGCGCCGCGCTAAAGACACGGCAGCACCTTGGCCAGGCCAACGGGCTTCAGTCGAGTGACCGGATCTCCACTGCAGTTGAACTCTTCTTGGCTGAGGTCAGCGATCTGATCGAGCAGGACGTCCTCGCCCCGAACACCTATCAGACGTACCGGTATCAGTACGACAAGAACCTCGCTCCGCGGGTCGCAGAGCTCCGGCTGCACGAGCTGACCACGCCTCGCGCAAACGATGTCATCAGACAGATCCGCGACGAGGTCGGCGCCGCAACCGCCAAGACATGCCGAACTATCCTCAGCAAGACCTGCTCCCTGGCGGTGACGCACGGGGCACTCACGACGAACCCGATCCGGGAAATCACCATCCGCGCAACCTCGAAGAAGCAGCCTCCACGGGCACTGGAAGATGGGGAGCGCGAGTACTGGTTCGAGCTGCTGCGACAGGACGAGAGAGCGGTCCGCGCCGACCTGATCGACATCAGTAAGTTCATGCTGGCCACCGGTGAGCGGATAGGTGAGACACTCGCTGTGACCTGGCGGGATTTCAACCGGCAGACCGGAGAGATCGACTGCAGTCATCAGATCCAACGGGTCAAGGGCAAAGGACTTGTACGGCGCCGCGTGAAATCTGCGGCAGGCGATCGCATCCTCGGACTTCCGCATTGGGCCATCGAGATGCTTACCAGCAGATGGCTACCCGGAACATCGCTGGACGCGCCAATCTTCCCGGACACGAACGGCGGCTTCCGCGATCCGCACAACGTACAGAAGGCGATCCGGAACGCCCGCCGGCCGATCGGCAGCCGACGTCGCCGCGAACTAGGCAGGCTCCTGCGCGATCACCGACGCAAAGCCGGCCTCACGCAAACCCAGACGATCGAGAAGCTCGGCTGGCGAAAGACCCGGATCAGTCTGATCGAAACCGCCCGAGTGAAAGTGACAGCCAACGAGGCCGCGATCCTTGCCGACACCTACGGAATCAGCAGACAGGACCGCAGCGCCCTCCTGGAACTGACCGAACTGGCAGGCCTGCAGTCACTGGCGGATGAGCTGGCCTGGGTAACCGCACACGTGTTCAGGAAGACCACGGCAACGATCCTGGAAGATGCCGGGCAGACCCCACGCCAAGTCGCCGACCAACTCGGACATGCACAGACCTCGACCACCGTAGACGACTACTTCGGCCGCCGTCGCCGGAACCCGGGAGCGGCGAAGCACCTCGAAGAGGCTCTCCGCCATGTCCACGACCAGGATCGGATCGACGTACAAGGTCCACAGCCCTAG